One stretch of Harmonia axyridis chromosome 1, icHarAxyr1.1, whole genome shotgun sequence DNA includes these proteins:
- the LOC123675725 gene encoding chromosome transmission fidelity protein 18 homolog, which translates to MSDYPNSDEEFELQYGDELELLNEAESFDEPIVERAGNNKSRKSLDYGLPVTSKSNTQSDLFSSQTQQSNSAEINLNNSFDNDFHPITDKNAEITRDVPESAASQSQALSTSLDVTTEPLTKKRTIEELFGDIDDLLFENERKAKKIKPDTKLEQQMEMIDKILELRKQREESDNILFRKNIRISSVDRDKLNLSWRVPTYPFIKVTRPDKETFFIRCHSDDYEKEDVTRVINDINLVGVMGDMFKETWEKAQQILNRDMDDNKKNEDVPMDIEEEIEENNNLWVDLYKPRRYLELLSDEATNRVLLKWLKLWDNVVFNRKPKVRPETLDIVNKGRSKFNFFNIIDNQLKLDEDGRPLYKVALLCGRPGLGKTTLAHVVAKHAGYNVVEINASDDRSLESFKTSLENSTQMRSVIGEEKRPNCVIFDEIDGAPVNSVEFLVKFVSGTVAKKKKKEKGNSILKRPIICICNDAYVPALRSLRQIAFIINFPPTSSGRLSERLMEICKKQLLQTDAGSMLALAEKSNNDIRSCLSILHFFKTKRKTITLADIYQSSVGQKDMQKGLFSVWSDIFSIERAKMKFSGIQNDKENNSKNYDMSFRARMQKVLDVVQSFGDYERLAQGVFENFPHMQIKEASFVGICHALNWFCYTDKINRFIMSQQNFSLSSYLPYAFVVWHFQFSSLVWPKLKYPNEGFEVRQKRINNLGTVKEVIKGVQPTVRVFVNAKNMILDTLPLLTRIINPFFRPVNFHLFTNEEKGMFLKVVNIMIDYNLNYIQEKNAAGIYEFKLDPDIMPIVMFPNVSESRNVLSYFNKQLLSREVEMEKIRKIQKSTNAGTPTTKTSTKKDRPVKESPEDQKLPNHLQRLKIKSLKKIEPAVTKDFFGRIIKTTTESNKGPQLQGDIWYKYKEGYSNAVRKKIKMSSLM; encoded by the coding sequence ATGAGTGATTATCCAAATTCCGATGAGGAGTTTGAACTTCAGTATGGAGATGAACTTGAACTGTTGAACGAAGCAGAAAGCTTCGATGAACCTATTGTTGAAAGAGCGGGAAACAATAAATCCCGAAAAAGCTTAGATTATGGCTTACCAGTTACATCTAAATCTAATACACAATCAGATTTATTCTCTTCTCAAACACAACAAAGTAACAGCGCTGAAATCAATTTAAACAATTCCTTCGATAACGATTTTCATCCTATAACCGATAAAAATGCTGAGATCACTAGAGATGTTCCAGAAAGTGCTGCTTCCCAAAGCCAAGCTTTATCAACATCTCTCGATGTTACTACTGAGCCACTTACAAAAAAACGTACGATTGAAGAATTATTTGGTGACATAGATGATCTCCTGTTTGAAAATGAACGTAAAGCTAAGAAAATCAAACCTGATACCAAATTAGAACAACAAATGGAAATGATCGATAAAATTCTTGAACTCAGAAAGCAGAGAGAGGAAAGTGATAATATACTTTTCCGCAAAAATATTAGAATCTCATCAGTTGATAgggataaattaaatttatcatGGCGTGTACCTACATATCCTTTCATCAAAGTAACCAGACCTgataaagaaacattttttataaGATGCCATTCAGATGATTATGAAAAAGAAGATGTGACCAGAGTAATAAATGATATAAATTTAGTAGGTGTAATGGGAGACATGTTTAAAGAAACCTGGGAAAAAGCACAACAAATTCTGAATAGAGATATGgatgataacaaaaaaaatgaagatgttCCAATGGATATAGaggaagaaattgaagaaaataataatctttgGGTTGATTTGTATAAACCCAGAAGATATTTGGAGCTCCTTAGTGATGAAGCAACAAACAGAGTTTTATTGAAGTGGTTAAAGCTCTGGGATAATGTTGTTTTCAATCGCAAACCTAAAGTAAGACCTGAAACTCTTGATATTGTCAATAAAGGACGttccaaatttaattttttcaatattatagaCAATCAATTGAAATTAGATGAAGATGGTAGACCTCTGTATAAGGTGGCACTGCTTTGTGGAAGACCAGGTCTAGGAAAAACAACATTAGCTCATGTGGTTGCCAAACATGCTGGCTACAATGTTGTAGAGATAAATGCATCAGATGACCGGAGCTTAGAAAGTTTCAAGACTTCTTTGGAGAATTCAACACAAATGAGATCAGTAATAGGTGAAGAAAAACGTCCTAACTGTGTAATCTTCGATGAAATTGATGGAGCCCCTGTaaattctgttgaatttttAGTCAAGTTTGTCAGTGGAACTGTggcaaaaaagaagaagaaggagaaggGTAATTCCATATTGAAAAGACCAATCATTTGCATTTGTAATGATGCTTATGTCCCAGCTTTGAGAAGTTTGAGACAAATTGCTTTCATTATAAACTTTCCCCCTACTTCTTCAGGAAGATTATCAGAGAGacttatggaaatatgtaaaaaacaACTGTTACAAACTGATGCTGGTTCAATGCTTGCCTTGGCAGAAAAATCTAACAATGATATCAGATCCTGTTTGAGTATCCTTCATTTTTTCAAGACAAAAAGGAAAACCATAACTCTAGCTGACATTTATCAATCCAGTGTTGGCCAAAAGGACATGCAAAAAGGTCTTTTCTCTGTATGGTCAGACATATTCAGCATAGAGAGggctaaaatgaaattttctggtattcaaaatgataaagaaaataattctaagAACTATGATATGAGTTTCAGAGCTCGAATGCAGAAAGTTCTAGATGTGGTTCAGTCCTTTGGGGATTATGAGAGGTTGGCCCAAGGTGTGTTCGAGAATTTCCCCCATATGCAAATTAAAGAAGCGTCTTTTGTTGGAATTTGTCATGCTCTGAATTGGTTCTGTTATACTGATAAAATCAATCGATTCATAATGAGCCAACAAAACTTCAGTTTAAGCTCCTATCTACCATATGCTTTTGTCGTGTGGCACTTCCAGTTTTCATCCTTAGTTTGGCCAAAACTTAAATATCCAAATGAAGGGTTTGAAGTGAGGCAAAAACGAATCAATAACCTGGGAACTGTAAAAGAAGTAATTAAAGGTGTACAACCTACAGTAAGAGTTTTTGTTAATGCCAAAAATATGATACTAGATACTCTTCCACTATTAACTAGGATAATAAATCCATTTTTTCGCCCTGTGAACTTTCATTTATTCACTAATGAAGAAAAAGGTATGTTTCTTAAGGTGGTCAATATAATGATAGATTACAACCTGAATTATATACAAGAGAAGAATGCAGCTGGAATCTACGAGTTCAAGTTAGATCCAGATATTATGCCAATAGTCATGTTTCCAAATGTGTCTGAGAGTAGGAATGTTTTATCCTATTTTAACAAACAATTATTGTCTAGAGAAGtagaaatggaaaaaattcgGAAAATTCAAAAGTCTACAAATGCAGGTACTCCCACTACTAAAACTAGTACAAAAAAAGATAGGCCTGTTAAGGAATCTCCAGAAGACCAGAAGCTTCCAAATCATTTGCAGAGGTTGAAAATTAAatccttgaaaaaaattgaaccagCTGTTACCAAAGACTTTTTTGGTAGAATTATCAAAACTACAACAGAAAGTAATAAAGGACCACAACTGCAGGGAGATATTTGGTATAAGTATAAGGAAGGTTATAGTAATGCAGTGAggaagaaaattaaaatgtcAAGTCTTATGTAA
- the LOC123675735 gene encoding tight junction protein ZO-1: MANSMEQTRGFLVALVILAVLSPIFCISITIHSEPKQASTVGTSAEITTVVTPTENASKDVTLSTPERHKRLLPYLNYYVAQNKTYTRPSSGKPRRYHVYVQNNPLSDSQTNYFPEDKNLYTPFLETNALPGPFVPMVSRNPPKNIKIHYITLQTKPQTQKPTIDFSSIYGKLYALKTKEQHRQPIQVENYENPIKYKARPQQHPTSYKYHNSKTVVQTYTPTQIDINPSSDKYSNNYSPEISISTYRNELKHIQQPYGNKQVALELPQNLYTSRPKQKQNSYRKPVIILQKPPVYYDDEGGKRPETNPVIYVQARPQQNYRPYSAPVVQENYVAQKYLNYPKYEEVPSRPQTYQPDYYQYEPEYPIQPITPSPVPTSTEPIHIEQNLLSHEDPRSLGILLKKLQDANALPQTLTVDNIDNSIKTLVKILDSLKKHRTSFKPIVVADENEEYSSVENDSSKEISSEHPNVIEPIEPVPVDPVSISHSYTEEGGTPGTPGVDYPALSSIPPTSFNCKTQRYKGFFGDPDTNCQVWHYCDLNGGQASFLCPNGTIFSQVALTCDWWYNVKCSSTPQLYVLNERLYKYILPFAPKFPEDYTGPLVDKYLAIKFMEMEEKMKKERKGKDKSEEDSSSEEATEESTEANTEKPI; the protein is encoded by the exons tattatcACCCATATTCTGCATCTCCATCACAATCCATAGCGAACCAAAACAAGCAAGCACCGTTGGAACGTCAGCAGAAATAACTACTGTGGTTACACCAACTGAAAATGCCAGTAAAGACGTTACCCTATCAACGCCCGAAAGACATAAGAGGTTATTACCATACCTCAACTACTACGTAGCACAAAACAAAACCTACACACGTCCCAGCTCTGGAAAACCCAGAAGATATCATGTATACGTGCAAAATAACCCTTTGAGTGACTCACAAACTAACTATTTTCCCGAGGATAAAAATCTTTACACTCCTTTCTTGGAAACCAATGCTTTACCCGGACCATTCGTACCAATGGTATCTAGAAACCCACCCAAGAACATAAAAATCCATTACATAACCCTTCAAACTAAACCGCAAACTCAGAAACCAACAATAGATTTCAGTtcaatttatggaaaactatacGCTTTGAAAACCAAAGAACAACACCGACAACCGATTCAGGTGGAGAACTACGAGAACCCTATTAAATACAAGGCAAGGCCCCAGCAACATCCAACGAGCTACAAGTACCACAACAGTAAAACGGTTGTTCAGACGTACACACCAACCCAGATTGATATAAACCCTTCCAGCGATAAATACTCTAATAACTATAGCccagaaatttcaatatcaactTATAGAAATGAGTTGAAACACATACAGCAACCATATGGCAACAAACAAGTGGCGTTGGAATTGCCTCAAAACCTTTACACCTCCAGGCCTAAGCAGAAACAGAACAGTTACAGGAAACCAGTTATAATACTTCAGAAACCTCCAGTGTACTACGATGATGAAGGTGGAAAACGACCAGAAACAAACCCTGTGATCTACGTTCAAGCCAGGCCTCAACAAAATTACAGACCATACTCTGCACCTGTTGTTCAAGAAAACTATGTAGCTCAAAAGTACCTAAACTACCCTAAATATGAAGAAGTTCCTTCCAGACCTCAAACATACCAACCTGATTATTACCAATACGAACCAGAGTACCCAATCCAGCCCATAACACCATCTCCAGTTCCTACGTCTACGGAACCAATACATATCGAGCAAAATCTTCTCAGCCATGAAGACCCAAGGTCGCTTGGTATCCTTTTGAAAAAGCTCCAAGATGCGAATGCTCTACCTCAGACTCTTACAGTTGACAACATCGACAATAGCATTAAAACTTTGGTAAAAATTCTGGACTCCCTGAAGAAACATCGTACCTCTTTCAAACCAATAGTTGTGGcagatgaaaatgaagaatattcaagTGTTGAGAATGACAGCAGTAAAGAAATATCATCAGAACATCCTAATGTTATCGAACCAATAGAACCTGTTCCTGTGGATCCAGTTTCCATTTCCCATTCTTATACTGAAGAAGGTGGTACTCCTGGCACTCCAGGGGTTGATTATCCTGCTCTGTCGTCGATTCCTCCTACCAGCTTCAATTGTAAGACGCAAAGGTATAAGGGCTTCTTTGGTGATCCAGATACAAATTGTCAG GTCTGGCATTACTGCGATCTGAATGGTGGACAAGCATCTTTCTTGTGTCCAAATGGGACAATATTCAGTCAGGTAGCACTGACTTGTGATTGGTGGTACAATGTGAAGTGTTCATCGACACCACAGTTGTATGTCTTGAATGAGAGGCTGTACAAATACATCTTACCTTTTGCACCTAAATTTCCAGAGGATTACACTGGCCCATTGGTGGACAA ATATTTGGCCATCAAATTTATGGAAATggaggagaaaatgaagaaggaacGCAAAGGAAAAGATAAGAGCGAAGAAGACTCTTCTTCTGAAGAAGCAACGGAAGAATCTACGGAAGCGAATACAGAAAAACCGATTTGA